In Fragaria vesca subsp. vesca linkage group LG1, FraVesHawaii_1.0, whole genome shotgun sequence, the sequence TCGATGTTAGATTTCAAACGGTCCAATCTAAGCCACATTTTTAACAGTCTCCACCTTGGTATGATTCGATTCATCTTCAAATGTCTCATGATCCAAGTACGTCTTAATAGCTCAACCTTGATCATAAGTATCCCGATGAAAAATCTCACTGGTAGCCAGCCATGGATCGCAACATCCCTGCCGACCTGCGCAAACAAACACCACCGCACGACAACCACAAAACCAGAGCACCAGAGCCTCGAGGTCGTGGGTAGGCTTAAAACACCATGAGTCGACTTCCACCAAGATGACAAAGCCGTCAAAACCCACACCAATAACATCAGCGAACCGCCACTAGCAAATGTTGCCTAGCCCCTACATAACACCACCACGACAGAGATCGAGTGAAGAGGTTGAAGAACATATATAGAACATGCCGAAGCTAACAGAATGCTCATAGGGAGATAGTGCTCCCATTGGAGGTTCGAAGAGTTTTGCGGCAAGCAAAACCTTGGCAGAGAGTATCAACCCAGTGTACATGTTCGAGCTTTAATTTAGGCTTTATTTCCTTTCATAGTATATTCAACAGTTCTATTAATGAAGATTAGCTTGAAAGCAGCTGTGTTAGTTTTTATAAAAAAATAATAATAATAAGTTATATAAATGGATGCTTCATAGCTAATGTAATTAGTGTTGCAATCTAAATTTGAGTGGAAGCATTGCACCCACATTTATTTGGTCGATAACCAATCTACATGTGAGCCGACATTAATTTGGTGATAACCAACGTCAATGTATCACAATCTACTATAGAGTAGTTTGACATCACCATATTAGGTCTCCATCTCTTCTGTTAGGTTTTTGATACCGAAAAACTTCCAACCTACCATTTAAGAAACGACTACACATTAGTTGCAACTAGAATTATACCCGCGCCTTGGCGCGGTGTATATATTTACGGTGTGTTTGGATGTGGGTGAATTCTTGAGAATTTAATCAAACATAATGAATTCTTAATTTCTTAGGACGGTTTCCTTCGTTTGAACACTTATCCCGTGGAATTAGCAATTTTCACGGGAAAATAATCGTGAAATTTAGGAGCTTAAATTCCCGACTTGAATTCCTCACAAAATAAGCGTCATTTGTCAATTCCATTAACTAAGGTTAGTCTGAATACAAATTCTTGTCATTTTAAAACTCTACATCATGAAATCTAAATAATGAAATTCTTAATTAATAGAATTTAAATTCATGGAATTGTAATTCTAATGGTTTTAAAATTTCTACGGACACATTATGAAATTCGAATAATGAAATTCTCAATTAATAGGATTTATATTCATTGAATTGTAATTCCCATGATTTTGAAATTTCTACTTTATCCAAAAACAACGTTATGAAGTTGGTCAATGAGTTAATTGATTGATATAAATGTTTCTGATATGTACTTCATAGAATGTTATACATGCAAATTATAGCCAGCTGTTATATTGATTATATATCTAGGGTTAATGACAATATTGTGGTTTCTTAAAAATAACAGGGGCAAAAAGGTTAGTATACCCGCGTCTTGGCGTAGTGTAGTATCCACATTATGCATATTCCACATATGTATAAGAGCTATCATAAAATTCATGAAATTGTAATTCCCATAATTTTAAAATTTCTATGGACATTAAAATTACTTTATCCAAAAACAACGTTATAAAGCTGGTCAATGGGGTAATTGATTGATAGAAATGTTTCTGATATGTACTTCATAGAATATTATTAATACAAATTATACCCAGCTGTTATACTGATTATATATCTAAGGTTAATGACAATATTGTGGTTTCTTAAAAATAACAGAGGCAAAATGGTTAGTATACCCGCCCTTTGGCGCAGTGTAATATCCACATTATGCATATTCTACATATGTATAAGAGCTATCACAAAAATAACTTCTATACAATAAAACATATAATCTTGTATTCTACCCAAAATATAAATGCTCTAATTATTTTGATTTGTAAGATTCAGGATGTAGAAGAAAAGTCAAAAATAGAGGGCAAAAAAATCTTTGCCGAGAGAGAGCCTATCTAAAAATATCTAAATTACATGTTTCAGAAAAAAAAAAAAAAAAAAAAAAAAAAAAAAAACTTTTAACACTGTTCATATGCTTATGATATGAACAGTTAACCATGGTTTACAAATAATACCTAGCTGTTATGCTGATTATATATTTAAGGTTAATGGCAATATCATGGTTTCTTAAAAATAACAAAGGCAAAATGGTTAGTATACCTTCCCTTTGGCGCGGTGTAATATCCACATTAAGCATATTCTACATATGTATAAGAGCTATCACAAAAATAATTTCTATACAATAAAACATACTAATCTTGTATTCTACCCAAAATATAAATGCTCTAATTATTTTGATTTTTAAAATTCAGGATGTAGAAGAAAAGTCAAAAATGGAGGGCAAAAAAATCTTTACCGAGAGAGAGCCTATCTAAAAATATCTAAATTATATGTTTCAAGAAAAAAAAAAAAAAACTTTTCACTGTTCATATGCTTATGGTATGAACAGTTAACCATGGTTTAGTATATAGTATAATTTGTGTGTGTATTGCCGGATATGGAAAGAGTAGAATCGTAGACTATTGTAATAAGTTTTTTTATTATCAAAATTCATCCAATTTTAGATTTAAATTTCCTTATTCAATGGCAATTTCATCAAATTCTCTGAATTTTCTCTTATCAATCATTTTTTTTTCTTCACATTATTCATAAATTCATTTTTGAAATTTGTTTCATATTGCACTCCCTTACCCTATTTAGTAGTTTGCACTTTGGAGTTTCACACCACCTTATTAATCCAACATGAATGCCAATTACATATGGTATTACATAAAAGCCAATAGATGAGCAGTCTTTGACAGATTAAGTGTTCTATCAACTAAACACAAGGCACTAATATGGTGATATAGTAGTTCAATATTCCCCATTCTAATTTTCATCTAACTATTAAATAGGAAAGAAGATTCATAACCAACGATCTTAGCATGATTTAAACATATTTGAACTAATTGGTGGAATGCATCAGACGATTTCAAATTCATATGGGTTTGAGATCGTTAGATGTATGAACCAATTTCATACAACCATGTTATGGATGTATAAAAACTGGCTATAACTGGATAAATAGTTATGAACGATGCGATTAATGAATTGTAAGAGTTGATCTCTTTTGAATGAATGATTGAATGGTTCGATGAATCCAGATAAAGAATTTTAGATCCAATTGGCATATTTTCATTTAAATTGTTATTAACGTTTTAGGTAGCAAAGCATCTTTTCTCAGCAAAGTTGTGGTAAAATATTTTAAAAAATTAAAAGGTATTTAAAAAAAAAATCCCATTTTTTTCGGGGAATAGTTATTTTTAATTTTGAAAAACAATTGCTAAATCTACAGATTCCATCGTAATCAAACACAAGTCAAAGTCTACGAAAGAAAACGAGAGCTTCGCTCGGTCCTCAAGTTCTGTGCTTCTGTCTGGTTTTCAACTTGGGACTTTGGACTGACCGGATTACGCGGCGTCTGGCAAGTTCGACTATTTCCTTTGATTTAGATTTCAGAGAGAGTTACTCAATTTTTGCAGAAAAAAATTGAAGAATTTTAGATCTTTATTACCAAAAAAGAACAAAGAAATCCCAGTAAGAGACGGAGAGGAGAAGCCAGACTAACCCCTACTCCTAGTATCCTAGTCCTTTGTTGTGTACTGCTTGGCTTATGTTTTGTTTTTTTGGGCGCCCATAAAGCTCAAATACCCAAGCAGCTTCTTTTTCTCTCTCTCTCTGACTCACTTGTCTCAATTAGCAGCTGTGTGTTTAGGTTGGGGATGAATAGTTGAGGCTGTTGAAACTTGGTTTGGGGTTCTTGTTTCCTTTGTGTATCTCTGTTTCTGGTGAAGCAATGGCGGAATACATCTGGGTTTTCAACAAGGTACTGTCTTTTTTTTTCTTTTTCTTTTTCTTGTTGCTGCTTATTTTGAGTTTCTGGACTTTTCAAGTTCACTTTTTGTTTGAATTAAAGTAGTGGGTTTTGCTCAAGGTGCTACCTTTTGCTTGTGTATTTTGGTTTTGATTTGAGAAGAGTGAAAAGAAGTTGGGGGGTCTGAGATGAGATGTGTTCCGTAAGCACATATGGGCTATTTTCGTCTTCTGTTTCCAGTTTCGATTTTGGTTAGTTTATATGAAAGGTGTTAGCTTTTAGTTTTGTGGTGGATTCATGGATGTGGAAGACTAATGTGTACGGATTTGAATGAAATTTTTTGCCGCTTGATGCTTGTTGGATCTGGTTTTTCATGCCTTGAACTTATCTGTAATCAAGTTTTCTGTGTTGTTAAGATTAGTACCGTTCAAAACCCTGTTAGATTTGTATTTCTCTGACTGGGTACTGTTTTCTGAGTTAGCAGTAGAGCTGGTATTGAGTGGTTTCATGGATTTCTAGACTAATTTGTTGTTGTTAATGTTACTTAGAAAACCTACATTACAGCTATGCACCCATTACAAGTTTACATTACGGTGTTCTTCTAGCTATTTTATGGCCTAAAGTCTTAAGCATTGTTGTTACTTGTTGGGGTTACTGAGAGAACCTGCACTAGTAATACTACATTTGAGCATGTTCATTACATCCTTCCCATAGTCTCTCTATTCTGAAAGTTTTTATATTAACTCTTGCCCCATCTTCATTTACTCTTTTGGTTACAGGAAAGTTTGATTATAAAGCCGGCTCCCAAGAAATCTCCTTTGTTTCTGAGAATGATAGTCTTAATGTTTGCAATGGTCTTTGGAGTTTACATCTGCTCGATATGTCTAAAGCAGATAAGTGTTGAAACTATGACTAAATTTGAAAGCATCAAGGTCATCGGAAGGCCTCCTCATGAAACCAAACAATTAGAAATACCATTCAAGCATTATCCAATTCCTGAAACTTTTAACAGGTAACCTAGAACTTGTACCTTTCCCTTTTAATTTTGGGAATCTTCAGACTTGTAATCACTGTTTTGGTCTATTTCTAGGGCTGAATGTGCACATAATCCTGTAAGATTCTTCGCAATCCTATCGATGCAGAGATCAGGGAGTGGATGGTTCGAAAGCCTATTAAATAGTCACAAGAATGTTAGCTCTAATGGAGAGATATTTTCAGTTAAGGATAGGAGGTCAAATATTTCTTCAATTGTACAGACTCTAGATAAAGTTTACAATTTGGACTGGTTCAGTAGTGCTTCCAAGAATGAGTGCTCTGCAGCAACTGGCTTCAAGTGGATGCTTAATCAGGTACTTAATGTCTTTTTCTTGAGGCATGTAATTGTCTTCTATTGTGCTTGTTGATAATTGGAAAACTTTCTTTCTAATGAGTATAGTAAAAATTGTTTGAGAGTGCGCATCATATTGCAAAGATTCTGAAGACGTAAGTACCACCATTGTGTTCTAGGTATCGTTCCCTCACCTGTTATGAAAACGCATTGTCCACTGCTTTGCCAAGACGTGGATTGGCATAAAGTGATGAATTTAAATGTTGGGACCATAAATTTAAAGTTTGTGAACTACTTCATGTCTTCATTGCTTGAAACTACAATGTGATGGCTTCATTAAAACTGTAACATTTCCTTCATCGTAGGTATATCGCCGTATAATAATATTGGTTCCTTGAAGGATATGTATGCGTGATTTCCAAATTTTCTGAAGCAATAACTAGGTTTAGATATGTAGTTCAATTTGGGAGACAGTGGAACTGCTAACTTAGGCGGGATATTTAAGCACCATAAAAAGGGGTGTCTCTGTTTTTGGTGCGTGAAATATGCATGATTCTGAAGAAACTATGGATATTCTTCTCTCCCTTCCTCTCCCTCTGTTTTCCGTTACCTCCTAATAAATCGGGCCTCTTTGTAGATGGGGAAGCTGTGGATAACCTTGACTAACATATGGCTTTTGCAGGGATTAATGGACCACCATGAAGAAATAGTAGAGTACTTCAATCGCAGGGGGGTTTCTGCAATATTTCTCTTTCGGAGAAATTTATTGCGCAGAATAGTCTCGGTTCTTGCTAATTCTTATGATCGGTATGCTAAGCTATTGAATGGAACCCACAAGTCACATGTACATTCAGAAAAAGAGGTCTCTCACTCTCTATACATATTTGTTTGCACAAATTTCTTCTGACCTCCCCAACATTCAAAATACTGAATTTTAGTTGGTGTCTTCTTGTATATACAGGCTGATACATTGTCAAAGTACAAGCCTATGATCAATTGCACGAAGTTGATAACCGATCTAAAAGAAATGGAGTTGACAGCTGCAAAGGCCATAGAGTACTTCAATAGTACTAGACACATGGTGTTGTATTACGAAGATATTGTCAGAAACCGCACTGTAAGGATCTTTCGTTCAATCATTAAGAGCTATTTATT encodes:
- the LOC101299705 gene encoding uncharacterized protein LOC101299705 gives rise to the protein MAEYIWVFNKESLIIKPAPKKSPLFLRMIVLMFAMVFGVYICSICLKQISVETMTKFESIKVIGRPPHETKQLEIPFKHYPIPETFNRAECAHNPVRFFAILSMQRSGSGWFESLLNSHKNVSSNGEIFSVKDRRSNISSIVQTLDKVYNLDWFSSASKNECSAATGFKWMLNQGLMDHHEEIVEYFNRRGVSAIFLFRRNLLRRIVSVLANSYDRYAKLLNGTHKSHVHSEKEADTLSKYKPMINCTKLITDLKEMELTAAKAIEYFNSTRHMVLYYEDIVRNRTVLKDVEEFLRIPKKRLKSHQVKIHNGPLADHIRNWDDVKTTLTGTPYEDFLHADY